Proteins co-encoded in one Brassica rapa cultivar Chiifu-401-42 chromosome A02, CAAS_Brap_v3.01, whole genome shotgun sequence genomic window:
- the LOC103852006 gene encoding protein RICE SALT SENSITIVE 3 isoform X1, with product MVGSGGDRSKDAVGMMALHEALRSVCLNSDWIYSVFWTIRPRPRVRGGNGCKIGDESGSLMLMWEDGFCGGGRNEDLCLEPDIESEDLVRKAFSKMSIQLYNYGEGLMGKVASDKCHKWVFKEPSESEPNLANYWQSSFDALPPEWTDQFESGIQTIAVIQAGHGLLQLGSCKIIPEDLHFVLRMRQMFESIGYRSGFYLSQLFSSNRTGATPSSSLVPNQQSQSQPLAWGSHAPLLPSPGYQNQTLPASTRYGFLQESNAPPPQMLPPMEEHEEDIKWPNGLSLFNALTGRADEASRLLFNQEQNPMNIENQNEFLSLESHPNKFRRSYTLPARMDSSSSSTSLDQQPLEFRNNSGSNAGMYSDVMETFLR from the exons ATGGTGGGCTCAGGAGGAGATAGAAGCAAAGATGCTGTAGGGATGATGGCACTTCACGAAGCACTTAGGAGCGTATGTCTTAACTCAGACTGGATTTACTCTGTTTTCTGGACCATTCGTCCCCGACC GAGGGTCCGTGGTGGTAATGGATGCAAGATTGGTGATGAAAGTGGCAGCTT GATGTTGATGTGGGAAGATGGGTTTTGTGGAGGAGGGAGAAATGAAGATCTTTGTCTGGAACCAGACATTGAAAGTGAAGATCTTGTCAGAAAAGCTTTCAGCAAGATGTCCATTCAGTTATATAATTATGGAGAAGG ATTGATGGGTAAAGTTGCTTCTGATAAATGTCACAAGTGGGTATTCAAAGAACCATCTGAATCTGAACCCAATCTTGCCAATTACTGGCAGAGTTCTTTTGATGCT CTTCCTCCAGAATGGACAGACCAATTTGAATCAGGCATACAG ACAATTGCTGTGATTCAAGCTGGACATGGTTTGTTACAGCTAGGTTCTTGCAAGATt ATTCCAGAAGATCTTCATTTTGTGCTGAGGATGAGGCAAATGTTTGAATCAATCGGTTATCGATCCGGTTTTTACCTTTCCCAGCTCTTCTCTTCAAACCGAACCGGTGCTACTCCATCCTCATCCTTGGTTCCAAACCAGCAATCTCAGTCTCAGCCTTTAGCTTGGGGATCACACGCTCCATTGTTACCTTCCCCTGGTTATCAGAACCAAACACTACCTGCATCAACAAGATATGGTTTCCTTCAAGAAAGCaatgctcctcctcctcagaTGCTTCCTCcaatggaagaacatgaagAAGACATCAAATGGCCCAATGGTTTATCATTGTTCAATGCTTTGACTGGCCGTGCAGACGAAGCTAGTAGACTTCTATTTAACCAGGAGCAGAACCCGATGAATATCGAAAACCAGAACGAGTTCTTGAGCCTTGAAAGTCATCCTAACAAGTTTAGAAGAAGCTATACATTACCAGCAAGAATGGACTCTTCCTCATCATCAACCTCGCTCGATCAGCAGCCACTAGAGTTTAGGAACAACTCCGGAAGCAATGCAGGAATGTACTCTGATGTTATGGAGACGTTCTTGAGGTGA
- the LOC103852006 gene encoding protein RICE SALT SENSITIVE 3 isoform X2, which translates to MGKVASDKCHKWVFKEPSESEPNLANYWQSSFDALPPEWTDQFESGIQTIAVIQAGHGLLQLGSCKIIPEDLHFVLRMRQMFESIGYRSGFYLSQLFSSNRTGATPSSSLVPNQQSQSQPLAWGSHAPLLPSPGYQNQTLPASTRYGFLQESNAPPPQMLPPMEEHEEDIKWPNGLSLFNALTGRADEASRLLFNQEQNPMNIENQNEFLSLESHPNKFRRSYTLPARMDSSSSSTSLDQQPLEFRNNSGSNAGMYSDVMETFLR; encoded by the exons ATGGGTAAAGTTGCTTCTGATAAATGTCACAAGTGGGTATTCAAAGAACCATCTGAATCTGAACCCAATCTTGCCAATTACTGGCAGAGTTCTTTTGATGCT CTTCCTCCAGAATGGACAGACCAATTTGAATCAGGCATACAG ACAATTGCTGTGATTCAAGCTGGACATGGTTTGTTACAGCTAGGTTCTTGCAAGATt ATTCCAGAAGATCTTCATTTTGTGCTGAGGATGAGGCAAATGTTTGAATCAATCGGTTATCGATCCGGTTTTTACCTTTCCCAGCTCTTCTCTTCAAACCGAACCGGTGCTACTCCATCCTCATCCTTGGTTCCAAACCAGCAATCTCAGTCTCAGCCTTTAGCTTGGGGATCACACGCTCCATTGTTACCTTCCCCTGGTTATCAGAACCAAACACTACCTGCATCAACAAGATATGGTTTCCTTCAAGAAAGCaatgctcctcctcctcagaTGCTTCCTCcaatggaagaacatgaagAAGACATCAAATGGCCCAATGGTTTATCATTGTTCAATGCTTTGACTGGCCGTGCAGACGAAGCTAGTAGACTTCTATTTAACCAGGAGCAGAACCCGATGAATATCGAAAACCAGAACGAGTTCTTGAGCCTTGAAAGTCATCCTAACAAGTTTAGAAGAAGCTATACATTACCAGCAAGAATGGACTCTTCCTCATCATCAACCTCGCTCGATCAGCAGCCACTAGAGTTTAGGAACAACTCCGGAAGCAATGCAGGAATGTACTCTGATGTTATGGAGACGTTCTTGAGGTGA
- the LOC103852007 gene encoding phytosulfokine receptor 2 produces the protein MVIILLSLVFFLGSSLSQPTLTCHPSDLSALREFAGALKNRSVTEPWLNDSSCCEWGGVVCDDVSSRVTKLVLSEKGLEGEVSSSLSELSELQLLDLSRNHLKGELPSEISMLQQLQVLDLSHNMLTGNLSNLGVFPSLVMLNVSNNYLSGELSEKLSNLTALKSFLISENRFSGEIPDVFGNLTHLEHLDLSSNKFSGHFPSSLSQCSKLKVLDLRNNSLTGSIDLNFTEFQDLSVLDLASNHFSGPLPDSLGHCSKMKILSLAKNEFTGKIPNTFKNLKSLLFLSLSNNSFMNLSEALRVLQHCGNLSTLILSKNFIREEVPRDVTGFNNLTILALGNCGLRGHIPRWLLSCKKLQVLDLSWNHFYGAIPQWIGQMESLFYIDFSNNTLTGTIPVALKNLKSLIHLNCTDSQMIDSSGIPLYVKRNKSSHGLPYNQVSRFPPSLYLNNNRLNGTILTEIGRLKELHMLDLSRNNFTGEIPNSISRLDNLELLDFSYNHLNGSIPPSFQSLTFLSRFSVAYNRLTGAIPSGGQFYSFPHSSFEGNLGLCRAIDSPCDVLMSNVLKPKGASSSRGNGKFGRSSIVVLTISLAVGITLLLAAILLRLSRKEAVDNDRVNDVDEEAPKAPTSSKIVLFHSCGCKDLTVADLLKSTNSFSQANIIGCGGFGLVYKANLPDGSKAAVKRLSGDCGQMEREFQAEVEALSRAEHENLVSLQGYCKHGSDRLLIYSFMENGSLDYWLHERVDANASLKWDVRLKIARGAARGLAYLHKDCEPNVIHRDVKSSNILLDESFEAHLADFGLARLLRPYDTHVTTDLVGTLGYIPPEYSQSLIATCRGDVYSFGVVLLELVTGRRPVEVCKGKSCRDLVSRVFQMKAEKREAELIDATMRDDVEENEVLEMLEIACRCIDRDPRRRPLIEEVVAWLEDVTVESVKQQC, from the coding sequence ATGGTGATCATTCTGCTATCGCTAGTCTTCTTTCTTGGTTCATCTCTGAGCCAACCAACGCTCACATGTCACCCCAGCGACTTATCTGCGCTCCGGGAGTTCGCAGGAGCGTTGAAGAACAGGTCCGTTACTGAACCTTGGCTAAACGATTCAAGCTGTTGTGAGTGGGGTGGTGTCGTTTGTGATGATGTTTCTAGTCGAGTTACAAAGCTGGTTCTGTCTGAAAAGGGGTTAGAAGGTGAAGTTTCAAGTTCTTTAAGCGAGCTGAGTGAGCTTCAGTTACTTGATCTCTCTCGTAACCACCTCAAAGGTGAATTGCCGTCAGAGATCTCCATGTTGCAGCAGCTTCAAGTTCTTGACCTGAGCCATAATATGCTTACCGGGAATCTATCCAATCTCGGAGTGTTTCCAAGTCTTGTGATGCTTAATGTAAGCAACAACTACTTATCTGGAGAGTTAAGCGAGAAGCTGAGTAACCTCACTGCTCTCAAGTCTTTCTTGATATCCGAGAACAGGTTCTCCGGTGAGATACCAGATGTGTTTGGTAACCTCACTCACCTTGAGCACCTCGACCTAAGCTCCAACAAGTTTTCTGGACATTTTCCTTCAAGCTTATCTCAATGCTCCAAACTCAAGGTTCTTGACCTTAGGAACAACTCGTTAACCGGCTCTATAGATCTCAACTTCACCGAGTTTCAAGATCTCTCCGTTCTTGATCTCGCTAGTAACCACTTCTCCGGACCTCTTCCTGATTCTCTCGGCCATTGCTCCAAGATGAAGATCTTAAGCTTAGCGAAAAACGAGTTCACCGGGAAAATCCCCAACACGTTCAAGAATTTGAAGTCTCTTTTGTTCCTCTCCTTATCCAACAACAGCTTTATGAACTTGTCAGAAGCATTGAGAGTCCTGCAGCATTGCGGAAACCTCTCAACTCTCATCCTCTCAAAGAACTTTATCCGAGAGGAAGTGCCTAGAGATGTCACGGGATTCAACAACCTCACCATCTTAGCCCTCGGAAACTGCGGTCTCAGAGGTCACATTCCGAGGTGGCTGTTGAGCTGCAAGAAGCTCCAGGTTCTTGATCTATCCTGGAACCACTTCTACGGCGCCATCCCTCAGTGGATCGGTCAGATGGAGAGTCTCTTCTACATAGACTTCTCCAACAACACATTAACCGGAACAATCCCTGTGGCCTTAAAAAATCTCAAGAGCTTGATCCATCTAAACTGCACTGACTCTCAGATGATAGACTCTTCAGGGATCCCTCTCTACGTGAAGAGAAACAAAAGCTCTCACGGTCTTCCTTACAACCAAGTCTCGAGATTCCCTCCTTCTCTCTACTTAAACAATAACAGACTCAACGGGACGATCTTGACCGAGATAGGACGGTTGAAAGAGCTTCACATGCTGGATCTGAGCAGGAACAACTTCACCGGGGAGATACCTAACTCCATCTCACGTCTCGACAACCTGGAGCTTCTTGACTTCTCTTACAATCATCTCAACGGCTCCATTCCTCCCTCCTTTCAAAGCCTCACTTTCTTGTCTAGGTTCAGCGTTGCTTATAACCGTCTCACGGGAGCTATTCCTTCCGGTGGTCAGTTCTACAGCTTCCCTCACTCGAGTTTCGAAGGAAACTTGGGACTCTGCCGCGCCATTGACTCCCCTTGCGATGTTCTCATGAGTAATGTGTTGAAACCCAAAGGTGCTTCTTCTTCGCGTGGTAATGGAAAGTTCGGTAGAAGTAGCATTGTTGTACTTACTATAAGCCTTGCCGTGGGGATCACGCTTCTTCTCGCTGCTATTCTCTTAAGACTCTCAAGAAAAGAGGCTGTTGATAATGATAGAGTCAACGACGTTGACGAGGAAGCTCCTAAAGCTCCCACGTCGTCGAAGATAGTTCTCTTCCATAGCTGTGGATGCAAAGACCTGACCGTAGCGGATCTTCTCAAGTCTACGAACAGTTTCAGCCAAGCAAACATCATAGGATGCGGCGGGTTTGGTCTTGTCTACAAGGCCAATCTACCCGACGGCTCGAAAGCAGCTGTCAAGAGGCTCTCAGGTGACTGTGGACAGATGGAACGTGAGTTCCAAGCGGAAGTCGAAGCGCTGTCGCGTGCTGAACACGAGAATCTGGTCTCTCTTCAAGGCTACTGCAAGCACGGGAGCGATAGGCTGCTTATCTACTCGTTTATGGAGAACGGGAGCTTGGACTATTGGCTGCACGAGCGTGTCGATGCAAACGCCTCTCTCAAGTGGGACGTGAGGTTGAAGATTGCTAGAGGAGCGGCGCGTGGGCTTGCTTACTTGCATAAAGACTGTGAACCTAACGTTATCCACAGGGACGTGAAGTCGTCTAATATTTTATTAGACGAGAGCTTCGAAGCTCATCTTGCTGATTTCGGGTTAGCGAGGCTGCTTAGGCCTTACGATACTCACGTGACGACTGATCTAGTGGGGACGTTGGGGTACATTCCTCCGGAGTATAGCCAGTCTTTGATTGCCACGTGTAGAGGAGATGTTTACAGTTTCGGTGTGGTGCTTTTGGAGCTTGTTACGGGGAGGAGGCCGGTGGAGGTGTGTAAAGGGAAGAGCTGTAGAGATTTGGTGTCTAGGGTGTTTCAGATGAAGGCTGAGAAGCGTGAAGCTGAGCTTATCGATGCGACGATGCGCGATGATGTGGAGGAGAATGAGGTTTTGGAGATGTTGGAGATTGCGTGCAGATGCATTGATCGTGACCCTAGAAGGAGACCGTTGATTGAAGAGGTTGTTGCTTGGCTTGAAGATGTTACAGTAGAGTCTGTTAAACAACAGTGTTAA
- the LOC103852008 gene encoding UPF0329 protein ECU05_1680/ECU11_0050 — translation MKFLFQCPCCSCFCFMKPKQGKPKAVDSKPKEEKKKEEKKPEKKEEKKEEKKEEKKETKAEKAE, via the coding sequence atgaagTTCTTGTTCCAGTGTCCATGCTGCTCTTGCTTCTGCTTCATGAAACCAAAGCAGGGCAAACCAAAAGCTGTAGATTCAAAAccaaaggaagagaagaaaaaagaggagaagaaacctgagaagaaagaagaaaagaaagaagaaaagaaagaagagaagaaagaaaccaAAGCTGAGAAGGCCGAGTGA